In a single window of the Caproicibacterium sp. BJN0003 genome:
- a CDS encoding deoxyribonuclease IV, translating into MLHIGCHLSSSKGFLHMGEEALSINADTFQFFSRNPRGSSAKAIDYEDVLALRNLMEQYHFPIILAHAPYTLNPCSKEERIRRFAQKIMKDDLQRMEFLPGNLYNFHPGSHVGQGSEIGIQQITELLNCLITPQQTTTILLETMAGKGSEVGSHFEELQKIIEGVEHKEKMGVCLDTCHVYDAGYDIVNNLDGVLKEFDQTIGLNHLCAIHLNDSKNPFGSHKDRHEKIGEGSIGFEAMVRIINHPALRHLPFFLETPNELSGYQKEIARLREAYIED; encoded by the coding sequence ATGCTGCATATCGGATGCCATCTATCTTCTTCTAAGGGATTTTTGCATATGGGAGAAGAAGCACTTTCTATCAACGCGGATACATTTCAGTTTTTTAGCCGCAACCCTCGGGGTAGCAGTGCAAAAGCGATTGATTACGAAGATGTTTTGGCACTGAGAAACTTAATGGAGCAGTATCACTTTCCCATTATTCTGGCGCATGCGCCTTATACATTAAATCCTTGTTCCAAAGAGGAACGGATACGCAGGTTTGCACAGAAAATTATGAAAGATGATTTACAGCGAATGGAGTTTTTGCCTGGAAATCTTTATAATTTTCATCCCGGCAGCCATGTGGGGCAGGGGAGTGAGATCGGAATCCAACAGATTACAGAACTGCTCAACTGCCTGATTACGCCCCAACAAACGACCACGATCCTTTTGGAGACAATGGCCGGAAAAGGGAGTGAAGTTGGCTCTCATTTTGAGGAACTCCAAAAGATTATCGAAGGGGTAGAACACAAAGAAAAAATGGGCGTTTGTTTAGATACCTGTCATGTTTATGATGCGGGTTATGATATCGTAAATAATTTAGACGGTGTCCTAAAAGAATTTGATCAGACGATCGGTTTAAATCACCTTTGTGCGATTCATCTGAATGACAGCAAAAATCCTTTTGGGAGTCATAAAGACCGGCATGAAAAAATAGGAGAAGGCAGTATTGGGTTTGAAGCGATGGTGCGGATTATCAATCACCCGGCACTTCGCCATCTTCCGTTTTTCCTAGAAACGCCAAATGAACTTTCCGGTTATCAAAAAGAAATTGCGCGCTTGCGGGAGGCTTATATTGAAGACTGA
- a CDS encoding GNAT family N-acetyltransferase produces MLTNIGTMEIETERLILRRFRYTDDDDMLKYWISDPKIQSLYSEPVYRTKQEVKELLDKYIHSYEKNDFYRWAITLKKTDECIGQIAYFLVDNNNHFAEIEYCIGSLFQRKGFATEATKAVIQYGFDKINLHKVQICHKSINLPSRKVIEKCGFTYEGTLRDFFYQDGKYIDRLYYSILRDEFMSKLKGLK; encoded by the coding sequence ATGTTAACAAATATTGGTACTATGGAAATCGAAACAGAAAGATTGATTTTAAGAAGATTCCGCTATACCGATGACGACGACATGCTAAAATATTGGATCAGCGACCCTAAAATTCAATCATTGTATTCTGAACCAGTTTACCGCACAAAACAAGAAGTAAAAGAACTCCTTGATAAATACATCCATTCTTATGAAAAAAACGATTTTTACAGATGGGCAATTACTTTAAAAAAGACCGATGAATGTATCGGCCAAATTGCTTACTTTCTAGTAGACAACAATAACCATTTTGCAGAAATCGAATATTGCATCGGAAGCCTTTTTCAAAGAAAGGGATTTGCGACAGAAGCAACAAAGGCTGTCATTCAATATGGCTTCGATAAAATAAATTTACATAAAGTCCAAATATGCCATAAATCCATCAATCTTCCATCCCGCAAAGTGATTGAAAAATGCGGATTTACTTACGAAGGAACATTGCGTGACTTCTTTTATCAAGATGGAAAATATATCGATCGATTATATTACTCCATATTGAGAGATGAATTTATGTCAAAATTAAAAGGCCTTAAATAA
- a CDS encoding M24 family metallopeptidase, translated as MINEGRLKNVLHNMEQEGLSQILVTSTSSVYYLTGLWVEPFERMLALYIDKDGKCVLFGNDLFGFTPGGNAQLFTHNDIDDPVRDVVKVVKGGTLGIDKEWPSRFLISLLKQRPDIKPVVGSAPVDFARMRKDQKEIDALRRSSQINDAVMEASLAAIKEGAREQELESIVEKNFAERGADRSPEGQLVCFGANCADPHHASNETVIKSGDSVIFDIFIPIKRYWCDMTRTVFFKEADEEHRKVYEIVRKANEKAESVIRPGVPMCEFDLTARKVIEDAGYGPYFNHRLGHGLGIDCHEPPDNSSVCKVIAEPGMVFSVEPGIYLKDRLGVRIEDLVLVTKTGCEVLNHYTKELQIIK; from the coding sequence ATGATCAATGAGGGACGGCTCAAAAATGTTTTACATAATATGGAACAGGAAGGCTTGTCTCAGATTTTGGTGACTTCTACCTCTTCAGTTTATTATTTGACCGGTTTATGGGTAGAACCATTTGAACGGATGTTGGCGCTCTATATTGACAAAGATGGAAAATGTGTGCTGTTTGGGAATGACCTTTTTGGTTTTACACCAGGAGGAAATGCACAGCTTTTCACACATAATGATATTGATGATCCGGTGAGGGATGTTGTTAAGGTAGTTAAGGGCGGAACACTGGGGATTGATAAGGAATGGCCAAGCCGTTTTCTGATCAGTCTTTTAAAGCAGCGCCCTGATATCAAGCCGGTTGTAGGCAGTGCACCGGTAGATTTTGCGAGAATGCGCAAAGACCAGAAAGAGATCGATGCTCTGCGCAGATCCTCTCAAATTAATGATGCTGTGATGGAAGCTTCGCTTGCGGCAATTAAAGAGGGTGCTCGTGAGCAGGAACTTGAAAGTATTGTGGAAAAGAATTTTGCAGAGCGAGGAGCAGATCGTTCCCCGGAGGGACAGTTGGTCTGTTTTGGTGCAAATTGTGCGGATCCGCATCATGCTTCCAATGAGACCGTGATCAAGAGCGGAGATTCCGTTATTTTCGATATCTTTATTCCAATTAAGCGCTATTGGTGCGATATGACTCGTACTGTTTTCTTTAAAGAGGCAGATGAAGAGCATCGCAAGGTTTATGAGATCGTCCGGAAGGCAAACGAAAAGGCCGAATCAGTGATTCGACCTGGAGTGCCAATGTGCGAATTTGATTTAACGGCCCGAAAAGTAATTGAAGATGCTGGATACGGCCCGTATTTTAATCATCGTTTGGGTCATGGCTTGGGAATTGACTGCCATGAGCCGCCGGATAATTCCAGCGTCTGCAAAGTAATTGCAGAACCCGGTATGGTCTTTAGTGTAGAACCAGGGATCTATTTAAAAGATCGTCTTGGCGTACGGATTGAAGATTTAGTGTTGGTCACCAAAACCGGATGTGAAGTTTTGAATCATTATACAAAAGAGCTCCAGATTATTAAATAG
- a CDS encoding spore maturation protein, whose translation MDKLGSWALPITILLLLLFGIFRKVPIFDTFTEGAKEGLKTSFTILPTLVGLMAAVTMFKASGALDLLSGALKPVTQFLGIPESVTPLILMKPISGSGSTAIFTQILKQQGPDSFSGRVASVLACSTETAFYCVSVYFGAVGIKKTKHTIPAALMGDLTACLIAGLAIRFIFNGSI comes from the coding sequence GTGGATAAACTTGGTTCATGGGCACTCCCCATCACCATCCTGCTGCTGCTGCTTTTTGGAATTTTTCGGAAAGTCCCGATTTTCGATACTTTTACAGAAGGAGCTAAAGAAGGACTGAAAACTTCTTTTACAATTCTGCCCACTCTGGTTGGCCTGATGGCAGCTGTAACAATGTTCAAAGCCTCCGGGGCACTTGATCTACTCTCCGGGGCATTAAAGCCGGTAACACAGTTCTTAGGGATTCCTGAATCCGTCACGCCGCTGATTCTTATGAAGCCAATTTCCGGCAGCGGCTCCACTGCAATCTTCACACAAATTCTAAAGCAACAGGGACCGGATTCTTTTTCCGGCAGAGTTGCCTCCGTATTAGCCTGCAGCACCGAAACTGCTTTTTACTGCGTATCTGTCTATTTTGGTGCAGTAGGCATCAAAAAAACAAAGCATACCATTCCGGCCGCCCTAATGGGAGACCTAACCGCATGCTTAATCGCCGGACTTGCAATCCGGTTTATTTTTAATGGCTCTATTTAA
- a CDS encoding nucleoside recognition domain-containing protein, with translation MLNWIWTGLLFVSILCACLTGRTEELANAVLSGAQSAVELCFATMGMMCFWTGMMHIAEKGGLTQLLAKVLHPILKHLFPDLKPGSRAAGAICMNLTANFLGLGNAATPLGISAMKELKKCDPHCGDEANRSMVLFVVLNTASLQLIPTYMATIRAKYGAQNPFDLLPAVWITSICALLVAVLSAKLFERRKVRG, from the coding sequence ATGCTGAATTGGATCTGGACCGGACTTTTATTCGTCAGTATTTTATGTGCCTGTTTAACCGGCAGAACAGAAGAACTGGCAAATGCTGTTCTCTCCGGCGCACAAAGTGCTGTAGAGCTTTGTTTTGCTACCATGGGGATGATGTGCTTTTGGACCGGTATGATGCATATCGCCGAAAAAGGCGGTTTAACACAGCTCCTCGCAAAAGTTCTGCATCCAATTTTAAAGCACCTCTTCCCCGATCTCAAACCAGGTTCCCGTGCTGCTGGCGCAATTTGCATGAATTTAACGGCAAATTTTCTGGGGCTCGGAAACGCTGCAACGCCTCTGGGAATTTCGGCAATGAAAGAACTGAAAAAATGTGACCCACATTGCGGAGACGAAGCAAACCGCTCGATGGTTCTTTTCGTGGTGTTAAACACCGCTTCCCTTCAGCTGATTCCAACCTATATGGCAACGATTCGCGCAAAATACGGTGCCCAAAATCCATTTGATTTGCTGCCTGCGGTATGGATTACCTCGATCTGCGCTTTGTTGGTCGCCGTTTTATCTGCAAAGCTCTTTGAAAGGCGGAAAGTCCGTGGATAA
- a CDS encoding AbrB/MazE/SpoVT family DNA-binding domain-containing protein has product MKSTGIMRKVDELGRIVLPKELRNALDIKEKDPLEIFVGDRGEIILRKYQPACIFCNSMENIRTFKGHNVCRDCMQKMSKYMNEDD; this is encoded by the coding sequence ATGAAATCTACCGGTATCATGCGCAAAGTGGATGAATTAGGCCGTATTGTGTTGCCGAAAGAACTGCGTAATGCATTGGATATCAAGGAAAAAGATCCATTGGAGATTTTTGTCGGAGACAGAGGCGAAATCATTCTCCGCAAATATCAGCCAGCATGCATTTTCTGCAACAGTATGGAAAACATTCGTACATTTAAGGGGCACAATGTATGTCGTGATTGCATGCAGAAAATGTCTAAGTATATGAATGAGGATGACTAA
- a CDS encoding FprA family A-type flavoprotein, whose product MYCVRNVTEDLYWVGANDHRLALFENAYPIPRGVTYNSYLLLDEKTVMFDTVDWSYCRQLLENTQHVLAGRPLDYLVINHLEPDHAASINEILLRWPNVTLISNEKAFMLMRQFGFQIDSHQIVEVKEGDTFSFGKHTVTFVFAPMVHWPEVMVTFDTTNGALFSADAFGTFGALDGKLFADEVDFDRDWLDDARRYLTNIVGKYGPHIQLLLKKAGGILDQIKYICPLHGPVWRKDLMYFIKKYDTWSRYEPEVKGALIVYASMYGNTESVAEALAAKLCEKGMTNIAMYDVSSTNVSQLIAESFKYSHIVLASVTYNLGIYPAMHNYLMDMKALNVQKRTVAIIENGSWACKSGDLMQKFLNEEMKDMTVLNERVTMASSLHEDKEIELDALVDSILDSMKETN is encoded by the coding sequence ATGTATTGCGTTAGAAATGTAACGGAAGATTTATACTGGGTAGGAGCAAACGATCACCGCCTTGCTCTTTTCGAAAACGCATATCCAATTCCAAGAGGAGTTACTTATAATTCATATCTTTTGCTGGATGAAAAAACCGTGATGTTCGATACGGTCGACTGGTCTTACTGCCGTCAATTATTGGAAAACACGCAGCATGTACTTGCCGGACGGCCGCTCGACTATCTTGTGATCAACCATCTGGAACCGGATCACGCCGCTTCCATTAATGAAATTCTGCTGCGTTGGCCAAATGTAACACTGATCAGCAATGAAAAAGCATTTATGCTTATGCGCCAGTTTGGATTTCAAATTGATTCACATCAAATCGTAGAAGTAAAAGAGGGAGATACTTTTAGCTTCGGCAAGCATACTGTTACCTTTGTATTTGCCCCTATGGTTCACTGGCCGGAAGTTATGGTCACATTTGATACTACAAATGGTGCATTATTCTCCGCAGATGCTTTTGGCACCTTCGGCGCACTGGATGGAAAGCTTTTTGCAGATGAAGTTGATTTTGACCGCGACTGGTTGGATGACGCCCGCCGTTATTTAACCAATATTGTTGGAAAATACGGTCCACATATTCAGCTGCTTTTAAAAAAGGCCGGCGGAATTCTCGATCAGATCAAGTATATTTGCCCACTGCATGGTCCAGTTTGGCGCAAAGATCTGATGTATTTTATTAAAAAATATGATACTTGGAGTCGATATGAGCCAGAGGTCAAGGGCGCTTTGATTGTTTATGCTTCCATGTATGGAAACACCGAATCCGTTGCCGAAGCACTAGCCGCAAAACTATGTGAAAAAGGCATGACCAACATCGCCATGTATGATGTCTCTTCCACAAATGTTTCTCAGCTGATTGCAGAATCCTTCAAATACAGCCATATTGTCTTAGCTTCTGTTACTTACAATCTCGGGATTTATCCTGCCATGCACAATTATCTGATGGATATGAAAGCGCTGAATGTCCAAAAGCGCACGGTTGCCATTATTGAGAATGGTTCTTGGGCTTGTAAATCCGGTGATTTGATGCAAAAATTTCTCAATGAAGAGATGAAAGATATGACAGTGCTCAACGAACGTGTCACAATGGCTTCTTCTCTGCATGAGGATAAAGAAATTGAACTTGATGCTCTCGTGGATTCCATTCTTGATTCTATGAAAGAAACAAATTAA
- a CDS encoding acyl-CoA dehydrogenase family protein: MLFKTTQQHEELRAKVRAFAEEKVKPLTFLLDKENEFPTEAVTELGKMGLMGIPYPKEWGGMGLDVISYAIAVEELARVDGGTGVILSAHTSLGTWPIYAYGNEAQKKKYLIPLCKGEKLGAFGLTEPNAGSDAGGTETTAVDKGDYYLLNGGKIFITNAPLADTYVVFAITTPDIGTHGISAFIVEKGWKGFEFGDHYDKMGIRSSSTAELIFNDVKVPKENLLGKEGQGFKIAMSTLDGGRIGIASQALGIAQGAFDQAVDYAKERVQFGKPIAFQQGISFKIADMATKLRCARFLVYSAAEMKENHEPYGMESAMAKQYASDIALEVTNDALQIFGGTGYLKGMEVERMYRDAKITTIYEGTNEIQRVVIASHILGKPPKQSGETGHRTKKPTPITGIRKKMMFRDGNAKDQVNSLVEALKKDGFDFTVGIPIDTPIAKAERVVSAGKGIGDKKNMKLIENLAKAAGAAVGSSRPVAETLKYIPINRYVGMSGQKFTGNLYIACGISGATQHLKGIKNASIIVAINKNGNAPIFKNCDYGIVGDVNEILPLLTEALGTEEKKPAPPMVKMKRPQMPKPEPIGPRYICNGCGYEYVPELGDPDSEIAVGTQFKDLPVDWVCPECAEPKDQFIEA, encoded by the coding sequence ATGTTATTCAAAACCACACAGCAGCATGAGGAACTCCGAGCAAAAGTTCGGGCGTTCGCAGAAGAAAAAGTGAAGCCTTTAACCTTTTTATTAGACAAAGAAAATGAGTTTCCAACGGAAGCAGTAACCGAGCTTGGAAAAATGGGATTGATGGGAATTCCTTATCCAAAAGAATGGGGCGGCATGGGGCTCGATGTTATCAGCTATGCCATTGCGGTAGAAGAGCTTGCGCGTGTTGACGGCGGCACAGGCGTTATCCTATCGGCTCACACTTCTCTTGGCACATGGCCGATTTACGCTTATGGAAATGAAGCACAAAAGAAAAAGTACTTAATTCCGCTATGCAAAGGTGAAAAGCTTGGTGCTTTTGGTTTAACGGAACCGAATGCAGGTTCCGATGCCGGAGGAACAGAAACCACTGCTGTAGATAAAGGCGATTATTATTTACTCAACGGCGGCAAAATCTTCATCACCAATGCTCCACTAGCAGATACCTATGTTGTGTTCGCGATTACTACTCCCGATATCGGAACTCACGGTATTTCTGCTTTCATTGTAGAAAAAGGTTGGAAAGGATTTGAATTCGGCGACCATTACGACAAAATGGGCATTCGCTCTTCCTCTACTGCTGAGCTGATTTTCAACGACGTGAAAGTGCCGAAAGAAAATCTGCTCGGAAAAGAAGGTCAAGGCTTTAAAATCGCAATGTCCACACTCGACGGCGGCCGCATTGGTATCGCTTCACAGGCCCTTGGCATCGCACAAGGAGCATTTGATCAAGCGGTGGATTACGCAAAAGAGCGTGTACAGTTTGGAAAGCCTATCGCTTTTCAGCAAGGAATTTCTTTTAAAATTGCCGATATGGCAACGAAACTGCGTTGTGCACGTTTTCTCGTTTACTCCGCAGCAGAAATGAAAGAGAATCACGAACCGTATGGAATGGAATCCGCCATGGCAAAGCAATATGCTTCTGATATTGCGCTCGAAGTTACAAATGATGCACTTCAAATCTTTGGCGGTACCGGATACCTCAAAGGAATGGAAGTTGAGCGTATGTACCGGGATGCTAAGATCACTACCATTTACGAGGGCACCAACGAAATTCAGCGCGTCGTTATCGCGTCCCATATTCTAGGCAAGCCCCCGAAGCAGTCCGGCGAAACCGGTCACCGTACCAAAAAGCCCACTCCTATCACCGGAATCCGCAAAAAGATGATGTTCCGTGACGGGAATGCAAAAGATCAAGTGAATTCCCTAGTGGAAGCCTTAAAAAAAGATGGGTTCGACTTTACGGTCGGCATCCCGATCGATACTCCTATCGCGAAAGCCGAGCGTGTTGTTTCTGCAGGAAAAGGCATCGGCGATAAAAAGAACATGAAGCTGATCGAAAATCTGGCCAAAGCAGCAGGCGCAGCCGTTGGCTCTTCCCGTCCGGTCGCTGAAACGCTCAAGTACATTCCAATCAATCGTTACGTTGGAATGTCCGGCCAAAAATTTACCGGAAATCTATATATCGCATGTGGAATCTCTGGTGCAACTCAGCACCTCAAAGGAATTAAAAACGCTTCCATTATTGTAGCAATCAATAAAAACGGCAACGCCCCGATCTTTAAGAATTGTGATTACGGAATTGTCGGCGATGTCAATGAAATTCTGCCCCTCCTTACTGAAGCACTCGGTACCGAGGAAAAGAAACCAGCTCCGCCCATGGTAAAAATGAAACGCCCACAAATGCCAAAGCCGGAACCAATCGGTCCCCGTTACATATGCAATGGCTGCGGCTATGAGTACGTACCGGAATTAGGCGATCCAGACAGCGAAATCGCAGTTGGTACCCAGTTTAAGGATTTACCTGTGGATTGGGTCTGCCCCGAGTGCGCCGAGCCAAAAGATCAGTTTATTGAAGCATAA
- a CDS encoding RrF2 family transcriptional regulator: MLITKETDYALRILRALAKSDRLTTTELSTNEQIPQNFAYKILKKLQKAGFVEIARGTGGGCALTSDLNSITLYQLINAMEQSAFLTACTKPGQHCSWQESHDDQICHAHIQLLKIQKTLDQELKSHTLQTVLFGN, from the coding sequence TTGCTGATTACAAAAGAAACAGACTATGCTCTGCGAATTTTGCGTGCATTAGCAAAAAGTGACCGACTAACCACTACGGAGTTGTCTACAAATGAACAGATCCCACAGAATTTTGCCTATAAAATTCTGAAGAAACTTCAAAAGGCGGGATTTGTTGAAATTGCGCGTGGAACCGGAGGCGGATGTGCTTTAACTTCTGATCTCAACAGTATTACTCTATACCAGCTGATCAATGCCATGGAGCAATCTGCGTTTTTAACTGCCTGTACCAAGCCCGGCCAGCATTGCTCATGGCAGGAATCCCATGATGATCAGATATGTCATGCACACATTCAGCTCTTAAAAATTCAGAAAACGCTGGATCAAGAACTAAAGTCTCATACACTCCAGACTGTTTTATTCGGTAACTAA
- the uvrB gene encoding excinuclease ABC subunit UvrB, with amino-acid sequence MDCFKLHSKYRPTGDQPQAIEKLVQGLKEGDHEQVLLGVTGSGKTFTMANVIEKVNRPTLVLAHNKTLAAQLCSEFREFFPENAVEYFVSYYDYYQPEAYIAQTDTYIEKDSAINDEIDKLRHSATSALSERRDVIIVASVSCIYSLGDPIDYRTMVISLRPGMEKSRDELLKKLVEIQFERNDVALSRNKFRVRGDVVEIWPSYSNDTVIRVEFFGDEIDRITEINPVTGELKAEIKHVAIYPASHYIVPQGKLKNALSSIYDEMEERVKFFEEHGKLIEAQRIRERTTYDMEMLSEIGFCKGIENYSRVMAGRAPGSAPCTLLDYFPEDFLLFVDESHVTLPQVRSMYAGDQARKKSLVDFGFRLPSAYDNRPLTFDEFYHHVDQAVFVSATPGDWELSKASQVVEQVIRPTGLLDPEIFVKPTDGQIDDLISEINLRAEKKERVLVTTLTKKMAEDLTSYLQGMGIRVRYMHHDIDTVERMEIIRDLRLGEFDVLVGINLLREGLDIPEVSLVAILDADKEGFLRSERSLIQTIGRAARNASGKVIMYADTVTPSMEAAIRETNRRRKLQVAYNQEHGITPKTIQKKVSEILEISTHKEDKKKKKKYLSPIERRQMIEQLTREMKAAAKLLEFEHAAFLRDKIKELQEGK; translated from the coding sequence TTGGATTGCTTTAAATTACACAGTAAATATCGGCCCACCGGTGATCAGCCACAGGCAATTGAAAAACTAGTACAGGGGCTTAAAGAGGGAGACCATGAGCAGGTGCTGCTCGGCGTAACTGGTTCTGGAAAGACTTTTACGATGGCAAATGTGATTGAAAAGGTGAATCGTCCCACACTGGTTTTGGCACATAATAAAACGCTGGCGGCTCAGCTTTGTTCTGAATTTCGGGAGTTCTTTCCCGAAAACGCAGTGGAATATTTTGTCTCCTATTATGATTATTATCAGCCGGAAGCGTATATTGCGCAGACGGATACTTATATCGAAAAAGATTCGGCAATCAATGATGAGATCGATAAACTGCGCCATTCGGCGACCAGTGCGCTTTCAGAGCGCAGAGATGTCATTATTGTTGCGAGTGTCAGCTGTATTTATTCTCTTGGCGACCCAATTGATTACCGAACGATGGTGATTTCATTGCGTCCGGGGATGGAAAAAAGTCGGGACGAGCTTTTAAAGAAGTTAGTGGAGATCCAGTTTGAGCGGAACGACGTTGCCCTCTCCAGAAATAAGTTTCGGGTTCGAGGAGACGTTGTGGAAATTTGGCCTTCTTATTCGAATGATACGGTGATTCGAGTAGAATTTTTTGGCGATGAGATTGATAGGATCACAGAGATCAACCCAGTTACCGGAGAATTAAAAGCCGAAATAAAGCATGTTGCCATCTATCCGGCTTCTCATTATATTGTGCCGCAGGGAAAACTGAAAAACGCACTTTCTTCCATCTATGATGAGATGGAAGAGCGCGTTAAATTCTTTGAAGAACATGGGAAGCTTATTGAAGCACAGAGAATCAGAGAGCGTACGACCTATGACATGGAAATGCTTTCTGAAATTGGCTTCTGCAAGGGGATTGAGAACTATTCTCGGGTGATGGCCGGTCGTGCTCCGGGAAGCGCCCCGTGTACGCTGCTCGATTATTTTCCAGAGGACTTTCTGCTCTTTGTGGATGAGTCCCATGTGACGCTGCCGCAGGTACGCAGCATGTATGCGGGCGATCAGGCACGGAAAAAGTCTTTGGTGGATTTTGGATTTCGTTTGCCCAGCGCCTATGATAACCGTCCGCTGACTTTTGATGAATTTTATCATCATGTAGATCAGGCAGTCTTTGTCAGTGCAACGCCGGGAGACTGGGAGCTTTCGAAAGCGTCTCAGGTGGTGGAGCAGGTAATTCGTCCGACTGGGCTTCTTGATCCGGAAATCTTTGTAAAGCCGACCGACGGGCAGATTGACGATTTGATCAGTGAAATCAATCTGCGCGCTGAGAAAAAGGAAAGAGTTTTGGTTACGACTTTGACTAAAAAGATGGCAGAGGATCTGACCTCTTATCTGCAGGGGATGGGAATCCGGGTACGGTATATGCACCATGATATCGATACGGTGGAGCGGATGGAAATCATTCGCGATCTGCGTTTGGGAGAGTTTGATGTTTTGGTGGGAATCAACCTTCTGCGTGAGGGGTTGGATATTCCAGAAGTCAGTCTAGTGGCAATCTTAGATGCAGATAAAGAAGGGTTCCTGCGTTCCGAGCGAAGCCTAATTCAGACCATCGGCCGTGCAGCGCGTAATGCTTCCGGCAAGGTGATCATGTATGCGGATACAGTGACGCCCAGCATGGAGGCGGCAATCCGAGAGACAAATCGTCGCCGAAAGTTACAGGTTGCCTATAATCAGGAGCATGGAATCACCCCAAAAACCATCCAGAAAAAAGTTTCGGAGATTCTCGAAATTTCTACTCATAAAGAGGATAAAAAGAAGAAGAAAAAATATTTGTCTCCGATTGAGCGCCGTCAGATGATCGAGCAGCTTACTCGCGAGATGAAAGCAGCTGCAAAATTGTTGGAATTTGAACATGCTGCGTTTTTGAGAGATAAGATCAAAGAACTGCAAGAGGGAAAATGA